In Pseudomonas sp. DNDY-54, a genomic segment contains:
- the recF gene encoding DNA replication/repair protein RecF (All proteins in this family for which functions are known are DNA-binding proteins that assist the filamentation of RecA onto DNA for the initiation of recombination or recombinational repair.) yields MSLSRLSVTGVRNLQPVTLTPSPRINILHGDNGSGKTSLLEAIHLLGMARSFRSSRLNPVITHEQASCTVFGQVELGDDQSSALGVSRDRRGELRIRINGQSVRSAAELAEALPLQLINPDSFRLLEGAPKLRRQFLDWGVFHVEPRFLKAWQRLQLALRQRNSWLRHGTLDTASQAAWSRELSAASDEIDGYRRAYIQTLKPVFEQTLASLLALDGFQLSYYRGWDKDRSLADVLEGSIDRDRAMGHTQAGPQRADLRLRVANHNAAETLSRGQQKLVVCALRIAQGHLVSEAKRGQCIYLVDDLPSELDDQHRLALCRLLEQLNCQVFITCVDSNVLQEGWRDDTPVSMFHVEHGAIAQVHGPSGVKA; encoded by the coding sequence ATGTCCCTTAGCCGTCTCTCTGTCACCGGCGTTCGCAATCTGCAGCCGGTGACGTTAACTCCCTCCCCTCGTATCAACATTCTTCATGGCGACAACGGTAGCGGGAAGACGAGTCTTCTCGAGGCCATCCATCTACTTGGAATGGCACGCTCGTTTCGGAGCAGCCGTTTGAACCCCGTCATAACGCATGAACAAGCTAGTTGTACGGTATTCGGCCAGGTTGAGCTGGGCGACGATCAATCGAGTGCGCTTGGGGTCTCGAGGGATCGTAGAGGAGAACTCCGGATTCGAATCAATGGCCAGAGTGTCCGTAGCGCGGCGGAGCTAGCTGAAGCGTTGCCCTTGCAGCTGATCAATCCCGATAGCTTTCGGTTACTGGAGGGTGCGCCGAAATTGCGTCGTCAATTTCTTGATTGGGGTGTGTTCCACGTGGAACCTCGTTTTTTGAAGGCTTGGCAGCGCTTGCAGCTGGCGTTGCGGCAACGAAACTCGTGGCTACGACATGGTACACTTGACACCGCTTCGCAGGCCGCTTGGAGCCGCGAACTCAGCGCAGCGAGCGATGAGATTGATGGCTACAGACGGGCTTATATCCAGACATTGAAACCTGTTTTTGAGCAGACGTTAGCCTCGCTTTTAGCACTCGATGGTTTTCAGTTGAGCTACTACCGAGGCTGGGATAAAGACCGATCCTTAGCTGACGTGCTTGAGGGTTCAATCGATCGTGACCGGGCCATGGGGCATACCCAGGCGGGACCGCAAAGAGCAGATCTCAGGTTGCGCGTAGCCAACCATAATGCCGCCGAAACCCTGTCTCGAGGTCAGCAAAAACTGGTGGTCTGTGCGCTCAGAATCGCGCAAGGACATCTGGTCAGTGAAGCGAAGCGAGGCCAGTGCATCTATCTAGTCGATGACCTGCCATCCGAACTGGATGATCAGCACCGCCTTGCATTGTGTCGGTTGTTGGAACAATTGAACTGCCAGGTCTTTATTACCTGCGTGGATTCGAATGTATTGCAAGAAGGCTGGCGTGACGATACGCCGGTCTCAATGTTTCACGTGGAACATGGTGCGATTGCCCAGGTCCACGGCCCCTCGGGAGTGAAGGCATGA
- the dnaN gene encoding DNA polymerase III subunit beta: MHFTIQREALLKPLQLVAGVVERRQTLPVLSNVLLVVQDNQLSLTGTDLEVELVGRVALEDASEPGEITVPARKLMDICKSLQPDALIDIRLDDQKVVIKSGRSRFSLSTLPANDFPSVEEGPGSLNFSVNQGKMRRLIERSSFAMAQQDVRYYLNGMLIEVSSGMLRAVATDGHRLAMCSMQAGIDQPDRHQVIVPRKGILELARLLTDQDGEVSIVLGQHHIRATTGEFTFTSKLVDGKFPDYERVLPRGGDKLVVGERQTLREAFSRTAILSNEKYRGIRLQLESGLLKIQANNPEQEEAEEEVAVDYNGGSLEIGFNVSYLLDVLGVMTTDQVRLILSDANSSALVQEFDNDDSAYVVMPMRL; the protein is encoded by the coding sequence ATGCATTTCACTATCCAGCGCGAAGCCCTGTTAAAACCACTGCAGTTGGTTGCTGGCGTCGTTGAGCGCCGCCAGACCTTGCCAGTGTTATCTAATGTGCTACTGGTCGTTCAAGACAATCAATTGTCACTCACCGGTACCGATCTTGAGGTCGAGCTGGTTGGCCGAGTCGCGCTGGAAGATGCCTCCGAGCCGGGCGAGATCACAGTGCCGGCGCGTAAGTTGATGGATATCTGCAAGAGCCTTCAGCCTGACGCGTTAATCGACATACGTTTGGACGACCAGAAGGTCGTCATCAAATCTGGACGCAGCCGCTTTTCCCTGTCGACGCTGCCGGCCAACGATTTCCCGTCCGTTGAGGAGGGCCCTGGTTCGCTGAACTTCAGCGTCAACCAGGGCAAGATGCGTCGCCTTATTGAACGAAGCAGCTTTGCTATGGCGCAGCAGGACGTTCGTTACTACCTGAACGGTATGCTGATTGAGGTTTCCAGCGGCATGCTGCGAGCGGTCGCTACTGATGGCCACCGTTTGGCTATGTGTTCCATGCAAGCCGGCATCGACCAACCGGATCGCCATCAGGTTATCGTGCCACGCAAGGGTATTCTAGAACTGGCGCGGCTGCTGACCGATCAGGACGGCGAGGTCAGTATCGTACTCGGTCAACACCATATTCGCGCGACCACTGGTGAGTTCACTTTCACCTCTAAGTTGGTCGATGGGAAGTTTCCGGATTATGAGCGTGTTCTGCCTCGTGGCGGTGACAAGCTTGTAGTCGGGGAGCGTCAGACGCTTCGTGAAGCGTTTAGTCGAACAGCGATTCTGTCCAACGAAAAGTACCGTGGCATTCGTCTTCAGTTGGAAAGCGGCCTGCTGAAAATCCAGGCTAATAATCCAGAGCAGGAAGAAGCGGAAGAAGAGGTAGCCGTCGATTACAACGGTGGGTCGCTGGAGATCGGATTCAATGTCAGCTACCTGCTGGACGTCCTGGGTGTCATGACCACTGATCAGGTTCGTCTGATACTGTCAGACGCCAATAGCAGCGCGCTTGTTCAGGAATTTGATAATGATGACTCTGCTTACGTCGTCATGCCGATGCGTCTGTAA